In Gadus morhua chromosome 9, gadMor3.0, whole genome shotgun sequence, the sequence TTAACTTGAGTTGAGAACGAGAatcaacccccacccctcccagttAATTGGGTTTTCTGGTTGTCTTACCCCTATTATAATTTTCAGGTTTACCTTGTATCTAGTTTGCATCTATTGACCGGTGCATCTATTGATATCGCCAAATGCTTCATCGCCTGTAATGTCCGGATGAGAGCACTAGGGGACGTAAGAGTGCTTTTCTTTACCTTAAAATGCCTTTACAAGAACTCAATAGAGACAAAACGAAAGAAAGATGCACGTTTGTCTACCAGAGGATGGCAGTAGAGACATACAGAATATTAGGATTGCGTTTAGAAAGACACTTTCAGGGATGCGGGCTTCAATTGGTTTTCATGAATAATCATGAAGTCTACTTGGATGACCATATCATCATTTTGACTggcatttattttaaagttaaaCTATTGTTGTATTGGTAGCCAACGAAACCGCCACATCAAAAACAAGTAGGAAATGTTTTTCACTAACTAGACCAGATGATTCTTCAgatttttattgatttaaaatGTGGCATCTGAGAATTGTTTTAATATCGCGtgacaaaaatgttttttaggCCTATAGGTTTTCATCATATGGACCATTTGAGTGTTTGAAATACTCAATCAAGCTTTCACTTcctactttatttttttgttggagGGTGTCCAAATAACGCTGAACCGACAACTACAACAGATGCCCATCTTTGAAACCATTCACATATTTAAAGTAGCGCACATTAACgtctgtttgattgtgttgtatGAACATTGGATTTCCAAACCAAATGAGGTCAAAGATTAGACTTGGGTGATCGGTGAATACATTAAACAAACGTCTGAATTATGAATTTTCTTTGAGGGTGGGTTATCCGGAGCTTCTGTATCTTTAATACTGAGGATGAAGGGTGGGAGAGGCTGCGCGTTCACGATATCCTCTCTTCCTGCGCGGTGGCGGGAGCGCGCAGTGGAGCTGACTctgcagagaggagaagaggcgtCCGACCGCGCATCACCGGGAGGAAAATGTTTCTTCAAGCGCCTTTTATGCATACTACCGTGGTCTTCAAAAGTAATTCAATAGGACCTATCAAATCCGAGGATACGGTGTTTTACAACCATTAAAGTTATTGTAATAAAGACCTACTTTAACTTCCACAGTGTGCTTTTAGACGCTGGAACTGAAGTACATCAGGTAAGACGATTCACTAAGTTACCGCAGTGACATATCAGTCGGAATTACTATGAAGTAGTCCTATCCCCTTTTTCTTAGCAGGCATGaaatgtctctgtgtttgtattttaaatGATGGCAACACGGAGCATTTTCGAATGCATATGATGCTCGACGTGCACCCGCTTCACCGGCGGACAGGTCCGTATCTTTTCGGATCACTTTCAGATCACTTTGGAGCACAACCGCTTCCTGACACTGGGTGTTGTCTGTATCCTTGATTTGTGCGCCTAATTGTAGTGAAACCAAAAACCTTTGCTTTGTTCGGTGGCCATATAGATTCAGTTTTGTGCTGACGTCGACAGTAGTATTTGACATTGAAGTCTGTCCGATGCATTTGTCATTATTGTCTGAAAACGTATTTTAATCAGTTATAAACTTTGACACACCCCTTCTATTATGTCCAGTGGGTTATTTCTCCCTGCAGAAATGTGATTTATTCATGAGGGTTCACAAAGGGTGCTTTCTACACTGCACGGTCCACATTGCATTTGAAGCATATTGGTCTCCCACCTTGGCTGCACATGTTCTTAAATCTAGACATGTCCTATTTACAGGTGGTGAAAATGGCGTTGAGGCTcctgcagctcgtggctctgtGGACGACACTGGTTGGCTCGGCGAGGGCTTGTCCAGAACTGTGTACGTGCGTGGATAAATTCGGGAACCTGCAGTTTGCGGATTGTGCGTACAAAGACCTACTACTGGTACCGGTCGGACTGCCTCCCAACACGACCACCCTCAGCCTCTCCGCCAACAAGATCAAACTGCTGAAGGCAAAAAGCTTTGTGAATGTCACCCAGGTCACGTCCCTGTGGCTGGCCCATAACGAGATCGTCACCATAGAGACCAACACCTTGGCCCCTCTGGTGCAGCTGCGTAACCTAGATGTCAGCCATAACAAAATAGTCAACTTTCCATGGGGTGATCTGCAGAACCTCACAGGCCTGCAGCTCCTGAAGATGAACAACAACGAGATGACTCACCTGCCAAAGGACGCCTTCTCCACGCTCAAGGAGCTGCGGTCCCTGCGCATCAACCACAACAAGCTCACCAGCATCGTGGAGGACACCTTCAGCGGCCTCACCCCCATGTCCCACCTCCAGATCTTCGACAACCCCTTCACCTGCTCCTGTCGCCTGGAATGGGTTAGAGACTGGCTGGCCAACACCAAGATATCCGTCCCCGACCAGAAACTGATCTTGTGTGGGGCGCCTGAGGACCTGAAGGGGATCATGGTGTCCAATATGCCCAAACTGGACTGTAAGCCCCCCACCGCCGTCCTCAGCTACCAGCCCAACCTGGAGACCACTCAGATCTACGAAGGCGTGATGGTCGTCCTGAACTGTGAGGCCAAGGGGAACCCCAAACCTGAGGTCACCTGGGAGGTCAACGCTGGAAGCCCCAAGTTTGAGTTCACCATCCCCTCTGCCGGGGAGGAGAGCGACCAGCCCATCAATGAACAAGCCACCAGGTCTCGCTTCCACGTCTTTCAAAATGGCACCCTTATCATCCCCAGTATGAGCAAGAAAGAGGATGGGAACTACAGCTGCTCAGCAGCCAACGAGCTAGGGAGGGCTGAAAGCAGCGTGAAGCTCGCTCTGACTGGAACACAAAAGCACACCATGAACTCCGTCCACGAGACGGCAGGGCCGAAAACCGCCACCATGGCCAAGCCATCACGCCCTAAAGAGTCCGGAAACAACGTGATCAACTGGCCGAAATCTGAAGGCAAGGCCAACGTTTCTCCAACGGGAACCTCAGGGAAACATGGTGCAACGGACCATGTGGTCGGCAACGGAAAGCAGCTGACGTTTGCCGGCAAGTGTGGAGTAAACGATGGCAGTGAATACATCTCCAACCATGCCTTCAACCTCAGCCTGGACGACCTCAAGCAGTATACGTTTGATTTTGGCGTTATTGCCTTGGAGGTTTCTGAGACGGAGGCCAAAGTACAGCTCAACCCTCTTCAGCTGCCAAGCAGCAAGTCCAACCTACACCTCAGTCAAACGCAAAACCTGGAAACTGTCAATAAAGAAATATTCAGCCTTTTCCAAACGGCAGCACAAAAGGCACCTCTCGACATGTTGTACCTTTGTGTGAAATCTGGCAACGGACACTCAATGGTTCAATGGTCCAAAATAGAGGAGGGCGTTAATGCCTATCGTTTCCATGGTTTGCAACCTGGTACCAAttacactctctgtctcacctaTGGAGGCCAGGACTGTCAAGTTCAAGTTGTCTTCACCACGAGGAAGAAAATCCCATCTCTGCTGATTATCGTGATCGTCAGCACTTTCCTGTTGGCTTTGGCCACCGTTCCCTTGCTGGGAGCCACCTGCTGCCATTTATTATACAAGTATCAAGGGAAGACGTACAAGTTAATCATGAAGGCTCAGAATCCAGATCAGATGGAGAAACAGATAGCGGGGGACTTTGATCCTCGGGCCTCTTTTGTGGAGTCCGAGAAAAACCTGGACCCCAGCgagctgggagagggagagggagaggcggaCGGAGAAGACATCGACGGAGAGGGGGAGCTTGAGGGAAGCGTGGCGGCCACGGAATCCATCCCTGGCTCCTCATCCAAAACGAACCCGGAGGAGTTTGAGATGGGCTCGGAGTACAGCGACAGACTGCCGCTCGGCGCCGAGGCGGTCAACATCTCCGAGGAGATCAACGGTAACTACAAGCAGCCGAGTCGCTGAACCCGTGTCCCGTCACTGGTGAAATGTAAAACTATCACTTTTAGATATCGCACATTTATGGAAGCCAAGTGTACCATTACTTTACGTAATATCTATCAAAGCCCTGGAAAGATGGCTATAGCCTTGTTTAATTTACCTCAAAGTAGACCTACCGGGATAGGAGACGGGATTCATTGGTGTAACATTCGTAAATCATGACATAAGCACATGTGTTAATTACAAGACATCAGAAAGGAAAAGGCACAGCCGCATTGTGTTTTACAGACACATTTCACGTGTTTTGTGGTCCGTCCGCCCGCGCGTCGTCAGTGCGTCCTGGCGCGTCGTCAGTGCGCTCGTGGCGCGTCAGGCGCGGCTGCTGTCGGCTCCTTTGTTCTGTCCAAAAGGAAAACCAGTTATAGTTCAGGCATGTGATGTTCTTATTAAATCCCAGGTATTATCCCGAAAATGTTCAGTGTAACGTGCAGCTTTAAGATGTTGACTTTAACCTCTTACTTAACCGGTGCTCCAACTATTCTAtacatttgtacattatttCTAAACCCTGTGTCCTTTCTCTTGTGGCGACGTGTCAATGGCATGTTTCCATGTGTGGTTTTAATTAGTGTAGTCTAGGACTGTAGACCTGATTGTCAAACCTGTGATGTAAGCCATTTGAACTGGATTATCTCTTTTTTACGACGGTGCCGTTTATATTGGTGAAGTATCAGCAAATAGGTGCGGCCGAGCATCTGGATTCACTGACATGTGATTTTATGCATTAGTGAGTTTTTGTGAAATGTTGTAACAAAAAAAGTCCATTGACCTTTTAAGATTTTTGATATAATTTTCTGTAGGTGGAAATAATAAAACATGACAAATTattgttttgtgttatttaaCTGAGTGCAAGGGAAGGGAAACAACATAGGCGTTGGTAGGCCTGACTCTTTTTACAGttcggcctatttaaacaaTTCTATTTAAAAGGTAATCTTTTATCTGAGAGAAAGGCAGAATATGAAGAATATGAAGGCGGAAACGAAGGATTTGGCTTTAGTAGGCCTAATCTAAATAGGTCCAATCGCCCAAGCAAAAGGAACGCTTTCGTCTGCTTTTCGCTTTCTAATTTTATTATAATTTCTAGGTCTTTTATTTGGCTTCGACAGATAAATATACACAATGCCTAGTAAAACGAAAGTGAACCCTTTCTGTCCGGCTAATGATTAAGGTTATGTAGAATAATGTGAAGCTGGGGCCGGGATAAACGTTGCTCGTTATTGAATAGACCTGGTTCTAACAGAATGATCGGCTTAAATGTATCGCTTGATTTATTAAACACAAATACAAGTCTAGAGGAGGGCAtgaaaaataatttattattttactgtAGGCCTTCATACAATTTACACATAATATAAGTTTGATGTAAATAACAAATAGAGGCCTACTCTAATAACACAATGAAAATGATTTATTTGTCTCCCAAAATAATATTCTGTTAATTTATAAATAGTCACTCATCACAGTTGCGCTCTGGAAAAGGATGTAGGCTAATTTTAAcccctttttcttttgttaaGGAATCCATACACCATTAGATCAAAATACACCTCAAGCCACACTAATGGATATGTTCATGTTTTAAAAGGTGACACCCCTAACTAAATGCACAAGGTCAGATAGAACGATGCATCCTTTCAAATAGCGTGGACTGCGGAAGAAttccgtcacacacacgctggtctTCTGCTCTGCTGGAGACGCGGCAGtcacacagtcagacagtcacAGAGTAAGACACAGTCGGACAGTCAGACACACGGACCGTGGGACCAGAGACCTCGCAAGATTAAACTGGAAACATTAAAGCACTACCTGAGGCACGTTGCTATAAGTGCACTTatttctctcttctttttttttttagcaaaatATAGATCAGAAATCTATGCATGCATAAAGCCTGCACCCATTTGATCCACGGACATAAACCCCttgaaaaaagaagaagaagaagccttAGCGAATGAAGTCTCTACTCTCCAAAGGAAAAGGGAACTGGAAAAGGGGAAGTGACACGCTCAGTTCCCGGTTGCGGGCACTGCCGGCTCCTTGGTCGCCGCCTCCCTCTTGCTGCCCTTCGTGGAAGCGGTGGGCTTCAGGCTCCCGTTCAGGAAGCCCTCGGCGGCGCGGTGCTTGAAGTGCTTCCTGCTGCCCACCAGGGAGGGGTTGTTGACCAGCGTGTAGAGCAGCCGCCAGTGAGCCCTGGCCCTCTTGGCCGCAGACACCTTCTGCAGTTTCTTCTCCTGCTGGACCAGCTGGATCCCTGGggacaaccacacacgcacacgcacacacgcacgcacacgcacacacgcacgcacacacacacacacgcacacgcacacattcacacaaaacacacacacacacacacacacacacacacacacacacacacacacacacacacacacacacacacacacacacacacacacactcttaggACCTGTCCACCGTGACAGAGAGGCCCACCCAGCGCTAGTTATCACTACTGTTACTGAGTCGTTTAGTGGACGCAGTTATCCAGAAGGACGTCCAGTGAATCCAGACGCATGAGTCAATCATCAGTCAGTATGAGCAGGTGGCGGGGGAGGGTGGGCTTTTTTCTCCATGGTGCCTGCAGATAGACGGCgaacattggggatcgaacccagcaACTTTGCGCTGGGAATCAACGGCACTATGTCAGCTGATCAACGGCGCGCAAACGTAATGGTAGTCATCTTTTGTGCAACCAAACGGTTTGGGCGATAGCCCCCGGGCAGCGGCTATAGTGAGACAGTAATAATAGAAAGCAATTGTATCATAATCTTCTGAGCATGGTTGGAGCATATTGAGCCACACATTAACATGCtgaacacaccccccccccccccctgggctgCATGAATATGAAACAGTCAATTAAAGCGGTACATCTGTAAAAGCAGCCAGTCTAAAATGACTCTTTATGGTATAATTCCTCCATCCATTGCTACGGTTGTCTTggaacacacactcatcctGGCTGTACTCTTCATAGCTATTAGCCATTGAGTAAGGGTTTTGCACAGCCAATAAACAGGATGCATTTTACTGCTAATTGCAATCAATAATTCACATATATGCTCTGCATTGGTTATACTCTCTTGCTGGTATGTATCATGTACGCCACTGGTAGAATACCAGTGGAAAATGCCTTACATGTAAGTGAGTCATAGACACACTtacagacatatatatatatatttaaaaattataatatatatatatatatatatatatatatatatatatatatatatatatatatatatatatatatatatatatatatatatcaatatgtaAATATCTCCAGCAAGCATGGCTATGGCTGATTGGTTTATGACAGGTTTGATTGAGGCAGCAGGCACACCATTGCTGTAAATTATTCCTCACCAGGACTCAATTTGCTGTGACAAATTAAATCAGGGCCGCTAAGCTATCATTGCTGTTGTACGTGAGGCACAACATTATGATTCAATTAGTTTTTAGTGGCCTGCCAGGAGCCGGCGCCTCCGTCCTCAATTCCTCTGGCGACTGTCACCCCCCTTTGAGCAGCCCTTCCAAGCCCCTCCACCCGGACATCCGCCCATCCGGACCCCCGGACATCCGGACACGCTACTAGCTCAGGCTAAAGACCTGATGTGGCGTGGACACTCAGACCCATGTCCTTAGGGAGCATGTCCGGGCTGGGGGGCTCCTGAAGGAGGCCTTCATGTGGACTTTGGAGATCGGGGGCTGACCCTGGAACGTTTTGAATACCCTGACCCCGACGAGACTGTCCTGAACCCTACGTGACACCCTGCACCCATACAGCTATCAACAGCATTTCATATGACCAGGAATAAGCAGAAAATATATGGGAGACAATAGAAAAATCTCAAtgaataaatccataaataagTCCATTCCATTGAATAGACAGACGTTGGGGCGTtgcctggaggagggggggggggggggggggggtctacggACCTTCCTCGGCATCCCGCTCTCTCTGGGTGGGGTCGGGGTCCTGGCCGGCACCCTGGAGCAGAAGGCCGCAGAAGGCCTTCATCACCGGGTGGGACTGGCTCACCTCAATCTTCAGATAATGAGCGTAACAGCGGTAGGCTgcggggagagacacacacacacaaggcggggggggggggggggggggggtaaagcaaTAAACACGTCGCTCTGCtgttggaggggggagggggctgctgAAAAGTGGTGAGGCAATCTCAAATAATGACCACGCAATCATGGACTCGAGGACTTTTTTTCCTATTCCTCCACCCGACTGCTTGTCCCACAACAGATGTCTGGTGCCCGCGCCGATCGCTGTAATTGTTGTGTGCTTAGGGCCCTGTGAAGCGTAGAATACACAGAGCCTATGACCTGCGCTGGGCTTCCTACATGACTCGGCTTTTCAGGCCTCCATCTTTGGGATTTTTGAATCACGGATGGAGGAATGTGGATGTTAATTTAGTGCTGCTGTTGTGAACGGGGCAAGAGCAGAAACTCAAGCATACACAGTACGTGTTGTGAACATCATACTCCTTTTCAATTGTTCTGTATTTAAATCGCTTGTGCCAAGGACagataaacaaaacatttaacGAGGGAAACAAAGCTATAATAATGAGACGAATAATTACAGCTCTATACCGATGCCTTCACGGTACAGTGGTCCTGACGGTCCGCCACAGTGGGGGCATGTCGCCgaccatctgtgtgtgtgtgtgtgtgtgtgtgagcagagcGCGGGGCccacctgggggcggggctcacCTGGGTCAAAGGCCTCCACGCTGCGGTTCAGGAGGCTGATGTCCGTGCGGCCCAAGTGCACGATGTTGAAGAGGGCGGTGATGGCCATGCGCCACACCCCCAGCAGGACGCCCAGCAGCACGTTGACCGGGAACAGCAGGTAGGTCATCAGGAACAGACCGCCCCTGGGTGACCGGGGAGACGGAGGAAGTGAACACACCAAAATGGCGGAGGACGTGCCCTAGCCGGCGTCTCAGTCTCAGAAGCGTGGGTGATTACCTGTTGTCGAGGTCTCTGGTTCCCGCTGTTTTCTTGATGAAGAAACACCTGGCTGAGATGTGTTGGATCAGCACCGCCAGGAGAAGCATCAACCAGAAAGGCCTGATAGAGATGGGAACACGGTGACGGATCAATACATGTGCAACAAGCCCCTCACTAGACCACAGGCAGAGGCCGTGTGCAGAGCGGTGCATTGATTTGTAAATGAAGGAGTAGTAGATGCCGTTTCAGAGAGGATCACTTACCACATGCTCCATAGAAGCTTGAAGAGGATCAGGTTCTCTCCATGCAGGACAGGGACAATGATGAGGAAGACTGCAACCAACAGGCAGAGGAAGAACACCAGGGTTTGGATGATcatgcctgagagagagagagagagagagagagagagagagagagagagagagagagagagagagagagagagagagagagaggagagggagagggagagggagagggagagggagagggagagggagaggagagagagagagagagagagagagagagaaggagagagggagagaggggaggggggggagagagaggggggggggggagagagggggggggagaggggggggagagagaggggtgggagttATACCTTGTCTAGAAACAGATTCTGTGtatttaataatttatatattatctttatATAATAGTCATTGACAAACTAGGTAGGATGTTTAAGGGGGATTCAGCAATTATATAATCATCGTACGTCATCATATTCTAAGAAGATACACTGGGCATTTCTCTTATTTTATTAAAGACAGAAAATATAACATGTTGGAACTTCGATTGGCTTGACAATTCATATCAATTATCGAGGGTTGATTGATGAAAAGTTCCCATCATCATGGTGCTTCATGCGAGGTATGGTTCTTGTTCTTGTCCCGGGCCAGCTCTGGGCCAGCTCCCTACCTAAGCAGAGGTGGGCGGCCGTGAAGCTGGTGTAGCCCATCCAGCAGACCAGTGCCGGGCGGGACGGCCTGACGCTCCTCTGGCAGTGGTAGACGCTGTAGATGTCTCCTCGGTACAAGCCCTTCAGGTTGGACCTGGGGACAGGGGAGCACACCATCCAGTCAGTCTCCTCCAGTCAAAATCAACCACGTGCTACACTGACGGTCTACCATATTACCGGTGTTATCAATGCGGCACAGAAAATGCTTTTTCAAAATTGTTCATGGATTCGCCACTACGTCATTCCCCATCTCAGGAGAAAGACGGACACTCATAACTCTGATATCTGCGACTCCAGTATTGTCAAAACGTTTCAGGTTATAACTGAACACAAATCAAAAATGTCAGCAGTGTTTGTATtatgaacatttaaaaatgatGAGGACTTGACAGGATatctaaaacatttatttggaaTGGTAAACGTGCCCGTCTCCACCATAGTAAATTGCAAAGACCAGCTGGTAGAGGAGAATTGGGATTGCCAAATATGTTGTTTTACTACTATGCTTTTAGTTTGAGACACCTGGCTCACTGGTGTATGCCTCCTgagccccccccaacccccccccccccccccgtggtatTGTACTGAACAATCTGTCCTGGCCCCGTTATCACCCTCGCAAACCTTGTTTGTCCAGTTGAGTAAAGAAGCAAAAACACACCCAGTAATCTCTCACTTAAAATTAATTTGGACTAAAGTAGCTTGGACGTTTAGTTTGGACCCCTTTCTAAATATATCTTCGAGTATCTCGCTGAACCCAAAATGATGTATAGGTAAATCCCCCTTGAACTTTAGGGGATCTATATAGTAGTAGTGCTCAAATCTTTTGACGATTTGGTGCAACAATTTAAAATTCCCAGGTCTCGACTTTTTAGATATCTGCAAAACCGTCATCTGTTTGTGGTCTTTGGATCCAGCTCGTCAGCTCCCAAATATGCAGTGCTCCTGGATAAGTTACATAAGAGTTATGGAAGATGCCATCTGTCTATTACACCATGTTGATGCAGAGGCTAGGTAATGGTGCTCTATCAGCTCTGAAGAAGACATGGGAAAAGGATCTGAATATTACCCTGGATGACGGGGAATGGGATATGATTTGTAAAAATGTTAAAACAGTGTCGAGGGTACGCC encodes:
- the islr2 gene encoding immunoglobulin superfamily containing leucine-rich repeat protein 2 codes for the protein MALRLLQLVALWTTLVGSARACPELCTCVDKFGNLQFADCAYKDLLLVPVGLPPNTTTLSLSANKIKLLKAKSFVNVTQVTSLWLAHNEIVTIETNTLAPLVQLRNLDVSHNKIVNFPWGDLQNLTGLQLLKMNNNEMTHLPKDAFSTLKELRSLRINHNKLTSIVEDTFSGLTPMSHLQIFDNPFTCSCRLEWVRDWLANTKISVPDQKLILCGAPEDLKGIMVSNMPKLDCKPPTAVLSYQPNLETTQIYEGVMVVLNCEAKGNPKPEVTWEVNAGSPKFEFTIPSAGEESDQPINEQATRSRFHVFQNGTLIIPSMSKKEDGNYSCSAANELGRAESSVKLALTGTQKHTMNSVHETAGPKTATMAKPSRPKESGNNVINWPKSEGKANVSPTGTSGKHGATDHVVGNGKQLTFAGKCGVNDGSEYISNHAFNLSLDDLKQYTFDFGVIALEVSETEAKVQLNPLQLPSSKSNLHLSQTQNLETVNKEIFSLFQTAAQKAPLDMLYLCVKSGNGHSMVQWSKIEEGVNAYRFHGLQPGTNYTLCLTYGGQDCQVQVVFTTRKKIPSLLIIVIVSTFLLALATVPLLGATCCHLLYKYQGKTYKLIMKAQNPDQMEKQIAGDFDPRASFVESEKNLDPSELGEGEGEADGEDIDGEGELEGSVAATESIPGSSSKTNPEEFEMGSEYSDRLPLGAEAVNISEEINGNYKQPSR